A window of Clostridium taeniosporum genomic DNA:
CAATTGGAACTTCAAAAGCAAAAAGTAAGTGCTTTGCAAGAAGCTTACACTAAAAGTGCTCAAACAAAAGGTAATGATAGTGAAGCTACCCAAGCACTTGAGATAAAACTTAATAAAGCAAAACAAACTCTCTCACAAATGGAAACAGAACTTTCTAAAGCAAATAAAGAAATTGAAACTCAAAGCAGTAAATGGACTTCTTTAGGTAAAAGTCTTGATGGTATAGGAAGTAAGATGAAAAGCGTTGGAGAAGGGTTTAGTAATGCTGGATCTAAGCTTTCAATAGGATTAACTGCCCCATTGGCTACACTCGGAGTTGCAAGTGTAAAGTTAGCATCTGATATGAATGAGAGTATGAACAAAGTTGAGGTTGCGTTTGGTGGTGTTAATCAAAAAGTAAAAGATTGGTCAGATACTACTCTTAAAAGTTATGGTATAGCCAAAGGAACAGCTTTAGATATGTCTGCTCTTTATGGTGATATGGCAACAAGCATGGGATTAAATCAAGAAGAAGCTGCAAAAATGTCTATGTCTTTAGTGGGATTAGCAGGTGATTTATCGAGTTTTAAAAACATTGGTATTGAAGAAGCAGAAACTGCTTTGAATGGAATATTTACAGGTGAAACTGAAAGCCTAAAAATGTTAGGTGTAGTTATGACTGATACGAATCTGCAACAATATGCTTATTCTAAAGGAATCGAAAAGAAAACTAAAGATATGACTGAATCAGAAAAGGTTCAACTTAGATATAACTTTATTTTAGAGAAAACAAAAAATGCACAGGGAGATTTTGAACGTACAGGTGCTGGAACGGCTAATCAGATGAGAGTATTTCAAGAAAGTTTAAAAGAACTTGGTGCTACAATGGGACAAAATATATTGCCAGTAATAACGCCTATAATTACTAAATTAAATGAATGGGTGCAAGCTTTTGGAAAGTTAGATCCAAGTATACAGAAAATTATTATAGTATTTGCTGCATTACTTGCAGCTCTAGGACCAGTACTTTCAGTAATAGGTAGTGTGATTACTGTAGGTAGCAGTTTAGTAACTTTGTTTGGAAGCATAAGTACTGCAGTTGCTGGAGCAGGAGGTGCAATGGCACTTTTAACTGGACCAGTAGGAATAGCTATAGCTGCAATTACTGCAATAATTGCTGTAGGAGTTCTTTTATATAATAATTGGGACACAATTAAAGCTAAAGCATCAGAGCTTTGGAGTAGCATAGCGTTGACCTTTGAAAATATAAAAACATCAATATCAAACGCATGGGAAAATGTAAAAACTGCAACATTGACTGCTTGGGAAAATTTAAAAAGTACCATAAGTAATGGACTGGAGAATATAAAGAATTTTCTAGAACCAGCATTAAATTTTTATGAAACCGTATTTCAAAATGTATGGGATGCAATAAAGAATATTGTTTTAGGTGCGGTACTTATAATTCTTGATATAGTTACAGGAAACTTTACACAGTTAAAATCAGATATAGAAAACATATGGAATAATATAAAAACTGCTTTAACAAATATATGGGAAGCCATAAAAAACACTGCTATAAATGCTTGGACTAAGTTAAAGGAAAGTGTGACAAATCTTTGCAACAATATTAAAGAAACAGTACTTAATATATGGAATGGAATTTTAACTTGGTTTTCTGAATTGCCAGGAAAGCTTTATAATTATGGATCGTCTATGTTTACAAGTATGAAAGAAGGAATAAGTAGCACCATAGGAAATGTAAAAAGTGCTATAGAAAGTGGAATAAATAGCGCATTGACATTTTTAGCAAGTTTACCAAGTAAGGCTTGGAATTATGGAGCAGATTTTGTGGAGGGTATTGTAAAAGGAATTAAATCTGCTATGGGTAAAGTTGAAGATGCAGTTAGTGGACTTGCAGCTAAAATAAGAAGTTATTTACATTTTTCAGTTCCAGATGAAGGGCCACTTACTGATTATGAAAGTTGGATGCCGGATTTTATGTCAGGGCTTGCAGAAGGAATAAATAAAAGTAAAAATGTTGTTTCAGAGGCTATAAATAAATTATCTTTAGACATGAATATAAGCACTAAGTTAGAGCCTATAACAGTTCCAGCTTATGATAAAACAAGTTTAAATAAAAATTCAAATGGAGGTAAAGGACTTACACTTCATATAGAAAACTTTATTAACAATACTGAGAAAGATATAGAACAATTAGCTTATGAATTAGAATTCTATAGACAGAAAATCTCTATGGGTAAAGGAGGAGTTTAGGATGCTTAGTTTTAATTTTGGTGGTAAAAACAGTTATGATGATCTTGGAATTCTAATATCTAAAAGACCAAGCATACCTTCTCCCAAACGTAGAGTAAATACAATAAATATTCCAGGAAGAGATTCCAATTTAATATTTGATGAGAAAACTTATGATGATATAACTCTAACTGTGGAGTGCTCAGTAAAAGATAAGGAGAACCTTGCAAATAAAATTGATGATATAAAAGCATGGCTATTTGAAACAGGACAAAGTGATCTGATATTTAGTTTTCAAGACGATAGAAAATATATTGCTCAAGTAGTAAATGCTATTGATTTTAAGCAGATTTATAATTATTTCAGTGAGTTCCCCATAATATTTAATTGTAGACCTTTTAAATATGCAGTAGAAAATAGCATAATAAATATAATTAAAACGGGAACTAAGATAAGTAATATTGGGAGTATTGAAAGCGAGCCTATAATAAACATTTATGGATCTGGTGATATAGTTTTTAAAGTAAATGATCAGGAAGTAAGTATTAAAGGCATGACAGAAAAAGTAATATTAAATTCAGTGATACAGGATTGCTATGATGATAAAGGAAACAATTTAAATGGTAAAATGTCAGGTGAATTTTTAAAATTGAAGCCAGGAGAAAATATTATAGAGTGGAGTGGAAATGTTACTAAGCTTGAGTTGTTACCAAACTGGCGGTGGTTATAGTGATTTGTGTTTATGATAAGAAGACTACTAAAGGAAATTTTAATAATAATGGTTTTGGAATATTAAATGAGCCTATAAGCTGTTACATTACAGAAGAATTAAATGGTGAGTATTCCTTAGAACTAGAATATGCAACTAATTCTAAAAAAGCAAAGTATCTAGAAGAATGGAATATTATAAAAGCAGATGGACAGCTTTTTAGAATATATAAGGTAGAGAAAAACAGTGAAGGCAAAAACATAATCAAGGTATGGGCTAAACATATATTTTATGATTTAGCTTATTATTTTATTGAGGAAATGAAAGCTGAAAACTGTAGTGTAAAAACAGCTCTGCAGAAATGTTTGGTAGGAGATTTAATTGTAATATACACAGCAGATAGTGATATTATAACTTCAAATTCAATTAATGTAGTAGAAAAAAATCCTGTTGAAGCTATATTTTCAATAATAAATATATGGGGATTAGGTGAATTAAAGAGAGATAACTTTGATGTTAAGATCTTAAAGAGTATAGGAAGAGATGCAGGAGTTTTAATAGCTCAAGGCAAGAATATATCTGGGTTAAAATTCAATTCAGATACTACAAGTGTTGTAACAAAATTATATCCAGTAGGAAAAAACGGTGTTAAACTTACTGAAAAATATATAAGTGTACCTAATTGGAATAGTGAAAAGTATCCACCATTTCCTATTATAAAAAAGGTAGAATTTAAAGAAGCAGAAGATGAGGTTACTTTAAGAGCATTAGCTAAAGAATCAGCAAATGTAATAGGCTTAAGTAAGGTAAGTATTGATATAGATTTTATTGAACTTAGTAAAACAAAAGAATATGAGAATTATAAGCATCTCCAAACAGTTAAGGTTGGAGATTTTGTTATAGTAAGGCATAAAGATTTTGATATAGATGTTAAAGTTCCAGTACTCAAAATTAAGAAGGACATTTTAACTTGTGTAAATTCTAAAGTTGAGCTTGGACAGCCAAAGAACAGCATATTAAGTCAATTAGATATGGTAGATATAAAAACCTCAATAGATGAACTTGGAAATAAGGTTGCTGAGTCATTAACGTCAATGTTATATTATGCAAATCCAATTGTATTAACTATTGGAACAACAGCTATTGAGCCAATGTATCTTGGGGTTACAGCTGTAGCAGCTACTAATTTATCGATGAACTTTTCTATGTATTGTATAGCAAGTGCAGCTTGTACTGCAACAATTCAAATTCAACTAGATAATAAAGATATATCATTTACTCCAAAACAAAAACTTCAACAAGGGGATAATGTTATAGGCATACCTATTGGAATACCACAAGTTTCAAGTGGACCACATTATATTGGAGTCTTCTTAAAAGTTGATACTGGAACATTAAATATACCAATGTACAATCTTCAATGTATGGTTGATGGAAGAAATCTTCAAGGAGGATTAAGTGCAGAGCCAGCTCATGCAGAATGCTTTGAAGAGTTGAAGTATATAGATATTAGTAAATTATATTTAGATAAAGTTAAAGCCAATTATACTAGTTATGAATTACAAAAGCCTGTTAGTTCAATATTAAATACTTATAAAGCAGCAGATATAGCAGCAATTACTGATGGAAAGCAAATGAGTATAAACTATGCAGTTTCAATAAAAAAGTATGGTGAAATTTTATATGTTAATCCACAGTATAAGCATAAATATTTGATAGATGGTAGTGCTTTAATAATAGATAATGATGGGTTGTACTTTAAAACCATTTATGAAGGCACAGCAGTTATTGAACCAATAGATATAGGTAAAATGTATAGTTTTGAACTTTTAGATAGTAGTAATTTTGCAGGTATTGAAAAACTGGAGGTGAAGTGATGTGGGAATATACAGCACTAATATAATTGCTTCAAAAGGAAATAGTGGCATGACGTTATTAAGTTCTCACAATGATGATACTACAGTTAAATTTCCAGACATAGGTTTTGATTTCTTCTATAACGGAGTTAATTGTAGAACTTCAATTAATGTTAGCGGTAATTCATGGATTGGATTCACAGGTGAAAATGAACAACTTAAGATAAACAGAAGAGATGCTGGAGCAGATACTATTTACTATGCAAATGAAACAATAAATGATAAACCAACTTTTAGAATTAGGTGGGAAGGGCATCAAAGCTATAGTAATTGGGGAACTATTGATTTAGTATGGGAGCTTATAATATTTAACGATAGTGCTATGGTACTTGTTATTGAAAAGATACCTAATACAGGAACAAATTCTTTTGAAAATCCTATAATAGGAACTACTACTTTAACTATTGCAGATAATAAATCTTATGCATTTATTCCTAGTCAGGATCAAGGAAAATCCTACAATGTTAACGAAGGCTCATATGTACAAGCTAATATAAAATATCTCATTGTAGATGGAAATGAGATTAAACACTGGGATATAGCGTCCTCAAGTTATGTTAAAGTTTCAGAATTGCCATTAACAGCTGATAAATTTCAAACTTATGGTGATGATACATACCATAAAGAAAGAACAGGGATAATATCTACATCTCCAAGTTTAAAAATATGGTCACCTTTAATTGATATGATTCCACCAAAGGTAATTCAAACAATTAAACCAAACCCTGTAATAGTAACAATGAAGGATGACATTTCATTTAGTGAAGCATATATAAAAGATATTATAAATGCAGTAGTAATTTTAGATAATACAGGTAGCGGAATTATAAATTTTATAGTAAGTGTAGATAGTGGAGTTTCATGGAAAGCATGGAATAGTAGCTCATGGGGATTAGTAGATATGACAAATATGCAGGATGTAAAAAGTAAAGGGATGTCCATTTCAGTTCTTCAAGGAATTACTGAAGCACAATGGACATCCCTTGATCTTTCAAATAAAAAGATAAGATTCGCATGGTATATGGAAATTACATCAAGTACAGATGTTTTGAAATTAAAACAAATAAGAATTAATTATAATACAACATAAGTGATTGAAAGGTAATAGTTTTCTTTAATGAATCTTTAATTTTTATGTTTAATAAAAGTTCTATAGATAATCCAGATGTATGAAATAATGAAAATTATCCAAAGTAAGGAAGTATAATTTGAAAAAAAGTTTGAAAAATAGGTTCCAACAAGTATTCCTAAAGAAATAAGGGTTATTTTTAAAAAGCCATAATCTAACACAGTATACTTTTTAGCAGCACCTAATAATTTATTTACTAATTTTTTCATATACACTAACCTCCTCTAAGTAAAATAAAATCTATTATATTTATATTATAATACAAGCTTTAGCATAATAGTATTTGTAAAAAAATCCAAAAAAGAGATGATTTTTTATATTTAAAAATCAATAGAAAGGAGATGCCAAATGTGCCTTACAAAGAAAGTTTAGCTTACAGTAAAGATTTAATAAAAGGAACTCAAATAGAAGTCTTAAAGAAAAAATTAATAATGCCGTATACGGGAACAGCCACAGTAAAATTATATGATTCACTTACAGGAAAACAAACTTATGAAGCTAAAAGTGAAAATAGAATATCAGCTGTATTTGGTAATATAGCGTATCTTCAAGGATTTTACTATCCTATATTAGATAATACACAAAATTCTTTACTATATGATATATATACATCACTACCATTCAGAATGATGGTACTTACAACAGGAGATATTCCAGAAGATTCTTATGATTATTTCACTTGGGGTAGGCTTGTAGGTTATGCAGATGGTATAACACCTTATAGCGGAAGTGATAATTTAAGAGGCAGTGTAAATCAGTCAGAAACTACAAGAACTTCAGGAAAAAAACATTATGTAATTGACTTCCCAACCAATGCAGCAAATGGAACATTTAGAAGTATCTATTGGTCAGGTGGAGTTCCAGTTAATACACCTACAAATCCAAAATTGAATTATACCTACCCTAAACAAATATTAGAAAAAGGAGATTACAGTATTTCTTTACCCGATTACAATTTATGTACTGATGAAACTAATCTTTATGTTTTAAAAGTTAACTCAACCAATATATATGTGTATGATAAAGTAACTTATAAGAAGAAAAGTAATATAACATTAGTGGATTCATCAATAGCAATTGCATATGATGGAGTGAATTTTTGGAGTTTGTTAGGTAATGGTTCTTTTAAAAAGCTTGATAAAGATTTTAGTGTTATAAGTACAAATTCTAAAAGCACAGTAATATCAACAGATATACCAAGATCATTGCAATTTTTTGATATAGAAGTTAATGAAGCTAATGTTTATATATCTTATGGCGGATATAAAGAGTCTTCTGGGAATTTACAAAAAGGTTGCATAGCAAAATATAATAAGGACGGTACTTTCAGTGAAAAGTCAGATTTATATTTAGATTATGTTTACAGCATTACTACAACTAAAATAACTAATGAAAAGTTATTCGTTGTAGTAAATAGTTCTTTATGCTTACAATTAAATAATAATCTAAATGTTTATGGAAGTATAAATTCTAATTTGACAAACTATAAAAGTATAAAGTGGGATAATGACACATCAACTATATTCACATATACAAGTAACTCAAATGGAGAATTAAAACACGAATATATCATTCCAGCTTCAGCACATACCTTGCTTCCAGAAGCAATAACCAAAACACCAACTAATACTATGAAAATACAATATGATTTTACTTGTGATTATGTAAATCCTTTGGATATGCCTGCTCATTGATTTGAGAAGGCTTTAATTATATAAGAAGGAGGTCTTAAGAATGAAAAATATTATTGAAACACTACAAATGATATTTGCATCTATTGGTGGATGTATTGGGTGGATTTTAGGAGGGACAGATGGATTTTTATATGCACTTATAGCTTTTGTAGTTATTGATTATTTGACAGGATTTATGGTAGCAGTGCTAGAGAGAAAGCTATCAAGTGAGATAGGTTTTAGAGGAATATTTAAAAAAGTACTTATCTTTGTTTTGGTGGGGGTAGCGCATATTGTTGATTGTTATTTGTTAGGAGGCAGTAGTGCAATTCGCACCGCTGTTATTTTTTTCTATATTTCTAATGAAGGAATTAGTATATTAGAAAACACAGCAAAGATAGGGTTACCAATACCTGAAAAGCTAAAAAATATCTTAGAGCAGTTAAAGGAGGATAAGAAAAATGGCTAGATTATGTTTTGATTATGGACATGGTGGAGAAGATCCAGGAGCAACTTATAATGGGAGAAAAGAAAGTAATGATGTATTAAGCATTGGTAGAGCTGTAGCAGTAGAAGTTAGAAGGCATGGGATTACAGTTGATGAAACTAGAACTTCAGATGCTACAGTAAGTCTTAATGATAGAAGCAGCTTTGAAAGTAGAAATTCATACGATTATTTTATATCATTTCATAGAAATGCTTTTAAGCCAGAACAGGCTAGAGGTGCTGAAACTTATATTTATTTAAGTGCAAGTACAAAAGCTAAAGCATTAGCTGAAAAAATACAATCTGGACTTGTAAGTGTTGGTTTTGTTGATAGGAAAGTAAAGAATGCTAATTATCATGTACTAAGAGAAACTAGATGCTCGGCAGTCTTAATTGAAATTGGGTTTATTGATAATAGTGGTGATAACGATATTTTTGATAGCAAAAGGAATGAAATTATTAGAGAAATAGTTAAAGCTATATTGGTTCAGCTAGGTATAAATTATAGAGAAAATGTAGTTAACGAATCAACAACTTATCAAAAGCAGCAAGCCACAAGTGGACAAACTCTTTATAGGGTTATGGCAGGATCATATGCTGTTAGGGACAATGCAGAAAAGCAAGTGCAAAAGTTAAAGTCATCAGGATTTGATGCTTGCATTATGATTTTCAATAAGTAATCTTTTATAACCCCATAAACCTTGACTTCTATCACCTTTAGAGTGATATATAGTAGTACAAATTTGATAGAAAGGAGGAGTTACAGTGCGTGTAAGAATTATTGAGCCTACTTTAAAAGTGCAAAATCAAAAGAAAAGAGTATGTGCTTATGCAAGGGTTTCAACAGATAGTGAAAAGCAAGAAGAATCTCTAGAAAATCAAATACAATATTATGAAAATCTTATATCATCAAATCCAGAATATGAATTTGTAGGAGTGTTTGCGGATAGAGGAATAACAGGAACTACTGAGAATAGACCAGAATTTCAAAAGATGCTTCAGCTTGCAAAAGGTGGGGAGCTGGATTTAATCATAACAAAATCTATATCAAGGTTTGCAAGGAATACTACTATAGTTTTAGAAACTGTAAGAGAACTAAAAGATATAGGTGTAGAAGTTAGATTTGAAAAAGAAAATATAGATACTTTATCAGGGGATGGTGAGTTAATGCTCACTGTCCTTTCTTCTTTTTCTCAAGAGGAAAGCAAAAATGTAAGTGATAACATCAAATGGAGAATGAGAAAGAAGTTTCAGCAAGGAGAAATGATTATAAATACTAAAAGATTTTTGGGGTATGACAAGGATGAGTATGGAGATTTAGTTATAAATCCTAAAGAGGCTGAGGTAGTAAAAAGAATTTTTAATGAATACTTAAATGGAAAAGGATGTTTTACAATTGCAAAAGGACTTAGAGAAGAAGGAGTTCCTACAGTTGCCGGTGGAACATGGAGAGACAGTACTATTTTAAGGATATTAAAAAATGAGAAATACAAAGGGGATGCATTACTTCAAAAATATTATACATCAGATCATTTAAGAAAAAAGAAAGTTAAGAATAACGGAGAAGTTGAGAGCTATTATATTGAAGATGATCATGTGCCAATAGTTTCAAGAGAAGAATGGGAAACTGTTCAAGAAGAAATTAAAAAGAGAGCAAAGAAAAAGGGGATTATTTTAGGAGATACAAAAAAGTATAAGAGAAGATATCCACTAACAGGAATGCTTTACTGCAGTAAATGTGGTTCTACCTTAAGAAGAAGAACCTGGAATACTAAACATTCTTGCAAAAAGATAGTATGGCAGTGTAGCAACTACGTTAAAAATGGAAAGAATGCTTGCATGGGAACTTCAATAGATGATGAAGTTATAAGCAAGCTTAATATAAAGGAAGAAACTGTAGTAAAGGAGGAAATTAGAAATGGCAAGAAGTATTACAGTTATACCTGCAAGAGCCAACAGAACCAATATAGTACAATCGGCAAAGTCACAGAAAAAGAGAATGGCTGCATATTGCAGGGTATCAACAGACCAAGCAGAACAGTTATCAAGCTATGAAGCACAGGTAAATTACTATACTAATTTTATAAATAATAGTTCAGAATATCAAATGGCAAAAGTTTATGCGGATGAAGGAATTTCAGGGACTAACACAAAAAAGAGAGAACAATTTAATGAAATGATTAGAGATTGCAAGGCAGGAAAAATAGATGTAATTATAACAAAATCCATATCAAGATTTGCTCGTAATACCTTGGATTGCTTAAATTATGTAAGAACCCTTAAAGAACTTGGCATTGGAGTCATTTTTGAAAAGGAAAATATAAATACATTAGATGCTAAAGGAGAGGTATTAATTTCCATTTTAGCAAGCTTGGCTCAAGATGAAAGTCGCTCAATTTCTGAAAATTCAACATGGGGAATAAGAAGGAGATTTGAACAAGGAAAGCTTCATATAAACCATAAAAAGTTTTTAGGATATACTAAAGATGAGGAAGGTAATCTTATAATAGATGAAAAACAATCCAAGATTGTAAGAAGAATTTATAAGGATTATCTTGATGGAAAAGGTACAAATAGAATAGCAAAAGAATTTGAAGAAGAAGGAATTAAAGGTTGGAATGGAAAAGCTAAATGGTATGAAAGCACTATAAGAGGAATATTAACAAATGAAAAATACAAGGGAGATGCACTACTGCAAAAAACTTACACAGTAGATTTTCTTACCAAGAAAAGGGCAGAAAACAATGGAGAAGTCCCACAGTATTATGTTGAGGAAAGCCACCCCGCAATTATAGATAAAGAAATGCATGCCGCAGTACAACTCGAGATGGAGAGAAGAAGAATTTTTGCTAAAGAACATGATATTGTAAAAGTAGATTATGCTACAATAACTAATCCTTTTGCAGGAAAAATTATTTGCGGACACTGCGGCAGTGTTTTTGGAAGAAAAGTTTGGAACTCCACAAATGAATTACGCAGGAGAATTGTTTGGAGATGCAATAGAAGATATATTAAAAAGGGAAAAAAGGCTGTAATAATAAACATATAGATGATAAGGTTTTATATCAAGCTTTCATAGATACCTTCAATGCCATGATTGAAAATAAGGATTACTTCATGGAAAAGTGGAAGGAGCATTTAAAGAGTGATAATGTTTTAGTAAGATATAAGGCAAAGCAGTTCATTGGTATTTTAAAAAATGCAAAACCAATAAAACAATTTGATGAGGAATTATTTTTTAAGATAGTGGAGAAGATGACAGTATTTGATGGGGAGAAGATTATTGTAAGATTGCTTGATGGGACTGAGATTGAGGTTGTAATTGAATAATGTTTGTAAAAATAGCTGACCAAAGTGTTAATTTCACTATGGTTGGTTATTTTTTTGTTTTGGTAAACAATATTTAGAAATGTGATAATAGAATATTTTATATTAGAAGAATAAGAGATATAATATTATTTATTGCTTAAGCATATTACAAAAAAATTTACATATTAAAAATAATTTGTATTAATTATGATATTGGGGGAGATAACTATGGCAAAGAAGCAGAAAGAAAGGCACGTTGATTTTAGTCAAGATGAAATGGTAAAAAAGTCTAGAATGGAGAGCAGAACTAAATTTACAGATACATTTAAAAGAATATGTGAAATGTATGATATTAATCCATTAGATTTTAAGGTGGATGAAACAAAAGAAAAAAGCGGATTTTTTTTCACACCTGAATGTTCTGAACTATTAGCATTATTAATAAGACATCATGCAGATAGTCCATTAGCTAGGAAAAACCCAGATAAAAGCAAAATAACTGCTACAGCAGTTGGAATGTATAACAACTTGATGATTAAAGACATTGATACCGAACTGAATGATGTATTCCGTAAGTTAGTATATACAATGCCAGCGCATATGGTTTCACAAGAGATAGCTGATTGGAGCAAACCTTTAGTAAGGCAGCTTACCTATTTTTTGATTAATATTACTACATTGGGAAATGAAAATGTAGGGGCAGCATTAAGAGTATTTACTAAAAAACTTGATGAAATGAATTATAATTTATTTAGAGGCAATTATGCTGTTCAAATGGCTAGAGATATAAATTTAGAGCAATTTCAAGAAGATGATGATGATCGTCTTGAAATTAATAAACTTTTGGAGAAACAAAATTTAAGTATAGATAAACTGATTGCAAATATGATTAAATGGTTTGATGTGGATGCAAAAGATATTAGAGACAAAGGTTTTCCGGATTTAATAGATTTTCTTAAAGAGCAAAATAGAATGTATAGACTCATCGGAATAGAGAAGACATTAGCAAATGCAGATGGAAAAGAATTATTTAAAGATATAAAAAATCCATCAGATGAAGAGCTAAGAGCAGCTTATTATTCATTGATGATTGAACCTTGTCTAGATAAGGGGAGATTGAAAAATAATGAATTTGTGATGAAGCATTATAGAGAAAAAGTGGTAGAATGGAAATCAATAACTGATAAAATATTAGCTGGTGAGTTTAGAGAGCCAAGTGAACTGACAATTGAAAAAAAGAAAGAGGTTCTCAAGCAAAATATACAAATAATTAAAAGTGATCTTGCAGCACATGAAGAAGAATTAGAAAGGTTAGAACTATTGGATGAGGATGAGCCTAAAAATGATTTTTTAGAAAAACTTCAGAAAGATTATATTGAATATTGCAAAGAATCAGATAAGGAATATAAAGATTTATATAATATTGTAGATATCTTTGTTGGGCAGGCATTAAATGAGTTTATAAAATAATAATGCAAGATATTTAAATAATTCCTACATTATAAATAGAGAGTCATTCTCTTGCTAAAATATAACTATACCAAACAGTAAAAGGAGGACTTTTAAATGGAAAAATCAACAATTTTATCCACAATGTACGAACCATCAGATTCTATTGAGATGCAAGGAAAAAGAAAAGATATTGAGAAATATCTTAATGCCGGATATTATATCAAAGAAGATAGAAATGGATATTGGGTTCTAGTAAAAGCTGCACAGTTAAATGTAACCCTTAATAATTCTTCTTGTACAAGGACGTATAATATGAAGGCAGATGTATGCGACTATTATGGGAAGAAACGTATTTCTCAATCATTAACTGATAGATTTACGCAAGATATTGAGGATGGAAAAATAAGTATATATATGAATTCGGAAGGCAATTATTCATTAAAGTAAAAATGTACCCAATAATAAAATAGAAAACTTTCATTTTATCTTTTATTATAAAGTTGAATATATAACCAGTAAAAGCTATATATACTTTTA
This region includes:
- a CDS encoding recombinase family protein codes for the protein MRVRIIEPTLKVQNQKKRVCAYARVSTDSEKQEESLENQIQYYENLISSNPEYEFVGVFADRGITGTTENRPEFQKMLQLAKGGELDLIITKSISRFARNTTIVLETVRELKDIGVEVRFEKENIDTLSGDGELMLTVLSSFSQEESKNVSDNIKWRMRKKFQQGEMIINTKRFLGYDKDEYGDLVINPKEAEVVKRIFNEYLNGKGCFTIAKGLREEGVPTVAGGTWRDSTILRILKNEKYKGDALLQKYYTSDHLRKKKVKNNGEVESYYIEDDHVPIVSREEWETVQEEIKKRAKKKGIILGDTKKYKRRYPLTGMLYCSKCGSTLRRRTWNTKHSCKKIVWQCSNYVKNGKNACMGTSIDDEVISKLNIKEETVVKEEIRNGKKYYSYTCKSQQNQYSTIGKVTEKENGCILQGINRPSRTVIKL
- a CDS encoding recombinase family protein, which produces MAAYCRVSTDQAEQLSSYEAQVNYYTNFINNSSEYQMAKVYADEGISGTNTKKREQFNEMIRDCKAGKIDVIITKSISRFARNTLDCLNYVRTLKELGIGVIFEKENINTLDAKGEVLISILASLAQDESRSISENSTWGIRRRFEQGKLHINHKKFLGYTKDEEGNLIIDEKQSKIVRRIYKDYLDGKGTNRIAKEFEEEGIKGWNGKAKWYESTIRGILTNEKYKGDALLQKTYTVDFLTKKRAENNGEVPQYYVEESHPAIIDKEMHAAVQLEMERRRIFAKEHDIVKVDYATITNPFAGKIICGHCGSVFGRKVWNSTNELRRRIVWRCNRRYIKKGKKAVIINI